In Oscillatoria sp. FACHB-1407, the sequence CCTCCATGACCAGGGCTACGCCAGCATCGGTGACGAACCCCTCACTACCCCGATCGCCGAAGGCGAAGATGAACGGGCAGGACGTTGGCGCGGTATGGGCAAAACTGAGTGTGGCATTCACATCTAGGAAGGGATAAAGGATGAAGGGTAGTGTTTCAGATCTGTTGCTACTAACCCCCGGCTGTCGCCGTCCCCCTTACCAAGGGGGACTATAGGGGGTCTTACAGAGGTTATCAACAGGTTTGGAACACCACCCACTAGATGCACCCCCTTTAGCCCTTATCATTTATCCTGCTTTTTCCCTTTCATCCTTTAGCCCTTATCGTTTATCCTTTCATCCTTTGCGGTAGGATTAGTACAAATGTTTAGCTACTAGTCCTACTTGGTTATGAAGATCCTCCATCTCTCGGATATTCACCTGGGCAGTGGATTTTCCCATGGTCGAATTAATCCAGTCACCGGGTTGAACACCAGATTGGAGGATTTTGTCAGTACGCTGAGCCGATGCATTGATCGAGCGATCGCCGAACCCGCAGATTTGGTTCTCTTCGGCGGCGATGCCTTCCCCGATGCGACGCCACCTCCAATTGTGCAGGAAGCATTTGCCAGGCAGTTTTGCCGATTGGTGGATGCCCAAATTCCAACCGTGTTGCTCGTTGGCAACCACGATCAGCACTCCCAGGGTCAGGGGGGTGCCAGTTTGTGTATTTACCGGACGCTGGGGGTGCCGGGTTTTATTGTGGGCGATCGCCTGGAAACCCACCGCATCAGTACTCGCAACGGCGACATTCAGATCATTACGTTGCCCTGGTTGACGCGCTCCACCCTGTTGACGCGCCCCGAAACCGAGGGACTGTCGATGATTGAGGTCAACGAGTTACTGATCGATCGCCTGCGAGTGGCATTGGAAGGCGAGATTCGTCGGTTAGACCCCACAATTCCTACGGTATTGTTGGCGCACTTGATGACAGACACCGCACGCTATGGAGCAGAGAGATTCTTAGCCGTAGGTAAGGGCTTCACGGTGCCGATGGCGTTGCTGACCCGTCCCTGTTTTGACTATGTAGCACTGGGGCATGTGCATCGCCATCAAGTGTTGTGTGAGCAACCTTACATTGTCTATCCCGGCAGCATTGAGCGAGTCGATTTCAGCGAAGAGTCGGAGGAAAAGGGCTTCGTATTAGTCGAGATCGAACGTGGCTCCACCCAGATTCAGTTTTGCTCCGTACCCGCTCGCCCCTTTTGCACGATTCGAGCCGATGTTTCCCAAGCCGACGATCCCCAGGCAGCGTTATTAGCGGCGATCGCCCCAAATGCCATTGACGATGCTGTGGTGCGGTTAGCCTATCAGGTTCGCGCTGATCAACTGGAAGCGATCGACAATAATGCTCTCCATGAAGCGTTAAGCCTTGCCCACACGTACACGATTCACCCGGAAGTGGTCAGCCAATCAGCGCGATCGCGCTTACCAGAGTTGGGGGTGGGGAACAGCACTGACCCGATCGAGTCGCTCAAAACCTATCTAGAGAACCAAACTCACTTAAGCGATATTGCCGCTGAAATGCTGGAAGTGGCGCAGCGATTGCTGGCAGATGAGGAGGTCTGGGTCGAGGCAGAAGGTGATCTTTTGGCAGAACCCGCCGAAGCTCAACTGCGATTGTTATAGTATTGAGATCTTGGCTGGCAAAAACGCTGATAACGTAGCGACTTATGCTTGTGTCTCATTTGCTTGGTTGAATCGCTCCAAAATCTTGTTGACGAAGGTTTCACCATCGATTGGAGGAGTATGGTTTGAGGCTTCGATTGCTGCATCGATTGTTACCCGAACTTCCTGAACCCATTCGGCTTCAGAGCGATCATATTCATCCAACAATCGCAAAGCAATTTCTAACACCTCCTCATTTTAAGCTGCTGAGCCTTAACCTACTCCCCATTCCCTACTCCCTACTCCCCACTCCCTACTCCCCCTTCAGGGTTTGCCAATCCTGTTGCAGGTGATTGCCCCATTGAACTGCTAACGCTAGCTCTGTAAAGGGGATGCGAATCGTGGTTGTGGGAAGTTGAAACTCCAGGGCAGCACGATCTTTCGTTTGCGATAGAGCATCGGGGTCAACGGTGCTCAGATTCAGGACGCGATCGCCCACTACGATTTGAATTTGCTTCACCTCTTTAAGGGAAAAGGATTGCAGATCTACCGGACCTTGACGGGTAGGCTTTCCCCAGGTCAACTCGCTGCCTTTTTGCCCCAACACAGCATAAATGTCATATTTGGCATGATCAAACTGTTGTGCCCATGTTTTGTAAGTTTCCAGCTTTTGATATTCATTCCACCCTGCCCACGCTAGCCCGATAAAGACAAAGAGCAGCGGTAACCATAACAATCCCCGTGTCATTTCACCCGACCTGAATGCAACATAAAGCCGTCTCCCTCAGAGGGAGCGATCGCCTTGTTCTTTAAAGCTTACGCAGTAAAGCACATTTGTGTCTGTTGCCTTTAGATTAGTTCTAGGGCTTTATTGATTAGACGCGATCTTGTCCTCACCCTATTCCCAACGGTTCCGCCCATGTCTTACCTTTTTCTGTATCTCATTGCGGTTTACCTGCTGTTGTTCGCGGTTCCCTACCTGGTTATCTTTCAGCAGCTTTCGGGGTTGCCGTTTCAGCACTCCAGCTATCTGTTGAAGCATGAAGACGAGGTGCCTGACTACATCAAGCAGGTGTTTAAGACCTCAGTGCAAGAATTGGAAATGTTGGGCTTTGAGTTTAGTAGCTATTACCAGGTCGATGATATTTTAGGGGCGCGACGGTGGGGCGTGTTGATGCAACAGGTGCCCTGCCGCTCGTTTGCTGTTTTAGCGGTGAATGCTCTCCCTGATCCAGCAAACCCGGTTATCACAACCTTTTATACCTTTTTTGAACAGGGGAACAAGCCGAATTTTTTATTGATGACGATGAATGCGTTAGCGCATGGCATTGTGGGGCAAATGCCAAATACCCTTGTGCTGGATAAATATGTGCTGACGACGGAGGAACAGTGGAACGTTCACAAAACTAAGTTACAAGAGTTGGGGAACAGCCAGTTTGCCCAAATTGATACCTACACGACGTTCGTAACTAAGCTTCAGGCACACGAAAACGCTTATATCGATAGCTTAATTCAAGCTAAAACCTTGGCGCGCCTACCCCGTCGGGGAAACAGCATGACACCGGATGGTGCTTCGTTTCTCTATTTGGGGTTGTTGCCTGCTGTGCAAACGGCATTCAAGATGGGGCGGGGCAATCCTAAACGGATGTCAGTCTTAAAGCAGCGACTGGCGCAGGTAAAACCAAATATGAGTGAAGCTGGCTCCATTCCGGTTGAAGCAGAAGTAGACGCATACCAATACTTGCAAAAGTTTGAGCAGGGGCGATCGCGTCGGGGTGCCAAGCTGTGGATTTTGGTGTTGAGTCTGGTGGTGTTTTTTCTGTCCTTTACCCATCTGTTTCCCTGGCAGGATTTGCTGATCCTGATTGGAGTTCTGTTTCTGCATGAGTTGGGACACTTTGTGGCGATGCGGAGCTTTGGCTACGAAAATACCTCTATTTTCTTCTTACCATTTTTTGGAGCGGCTACCTCCGGTCGCAAAGACCATGCCACTCTCAGCGAAAAGGTCATGGTGTTGTTGGCGGGGCCGTTGCCTGGATTGCTGCTCGGCTGTGTGTTGGCGATCGCCCTGTCCCAGGAGGTCAGCCAATCCGCCTCACTCGCCTCTGCGATTAACTTTTTGATTATTCTCAACTATCTCAACCTGTTGCCCATTTTTCCGCTGGATGGAGGACGGGTAGTCAATCTGCTGCTGTTTGCACGATATCCCTGGGCTGATCTCATCTTCAAGGGCTTTACTGTCTTGTTGATTGTCACGTTGGCAATGATGGCTTTTGGTGACCCGTTTTTGCTGTTTTTGGCGATCGTGGTGGGGTTGAGCATTCCCAATAGCTATCGCAGTGCTCGCATTCTCAAACAGCTACGGCAGATTAAACCCAATGACCCTGTGGAACAGTTTGTTCAACCTGTTAGTCCATCCCCTGCGTTGTTGTCGAGGCTGTTTACTGCTGTGAAGCAGGCGGGATATGGAGCGATGCCATTCAACCAAAAATACAACCTGGTGAAATCGCTGGTGCAACTGCAACAGGAACCCAATGTGAAATGGACAACTCGAATGGGGTTGCTGGTGTTTTATGGGGTGAGTTTAGTGGGAGGATTAGTGCTGGCGGTCGTGAGTCTCACCATTTCAATGCGGCCCCTCTGAAGTTGACTCTGCTAAACTATGACCTCGTCTCTATCTCTGGAAGCTGCTCACCAACTGTTAAAGCAATTTGATTGCACTCGCCCTAACCCTGCTCTGACGAACGATTATGGGCAACTTCAAGATGCCTTAAGAACCGTGGCGCAACACTCGGATTATCAAATTTTGGGTATTTGTGCCGATACGCTAGCGCAAGGGGTCGTGGCGTTAGAGGGCTATATAACAGCCTTAGGCTATGACTATGAACCCCAACTAAACTCGATGGATGGTGTGGTCTATATCAAGTTCAACCCCAAGTCAGGGTTGTGTTATGCCAGTCCTTATGAAGGGCACCATCGTGGTGTTTTGGTGTCGTGTCAGTCAGCTTACGCTGATGGCGTGAATGAAACCTATGGACATTTACCTCTGGATCTCTTTGCCTAGTCCTTTATCAATCCTTGCGCCGTAGCCAGATGCCCCGCAGTCCTGCGGCTTTTGCGCCTTCATAGTCTTCTCGGTAGCTGTCGCCGATGTGCCATGCCATCTCAGGTGAACAGTTGTGTTTTTTTAATGCAGCTATAAATAGCTGTGGATCGGGCTTGGCTGCCCCAACTTCTGTTGAGATAGTGACAGACTTGAAGTATTTGGCTAACCCTAATGCATCCAACACTGCATGAATCCGCGAGTCAAAGTTGGAAATGATGCCTAACTCAACGCCCTGATCGTGCCAATGGATCAATGTGTGGCGGGTATCTGGATACACAAACCAGGGTTCTGCCGTTGTGAAATGGGCATAAAGGGCAGTGAAGAACACTTCAAAGTCAGAAAACTGCCCTAATACGCCTGCTTCTTGAAAGGTTTCAGCGGCGATCGCCCACCACCAGGCATATTCCCGCTCTGGAACATAGGTGGCATTGACCCCGGCAAATGCCATCGGAGGAGCGGCTCGAAAGGCTTTGAAAAATCCTTCATTTAAGACCTGCGGATCAGCCGTCACCCCAAACTGTTGAGCCAGATTAGAATAGGCTTGACCAACGCTGCCTCGCACCCCAAACAGCGTTCCAACGGCATCAAAAAAAATAACTTGAGGATAGTTCATCTATTGCCGAGATAACTTCTTATTGCAGTGAGGATGGGATGAACAGGTAGAGCCTCCGACTGGAGATATTGTCCCCCAACTCCCTTCATGTCTGACTTTCCTCAGGTGGGGCGATCGCTTAACTTCATCAAACGACTCGCTTACCGCAGAAAAAAATAACATGCCTTCTGCATCAGGAACCTTCGCTATTCATCTTACGGCAGATGCAAGAGTTTAATCCATGGCTGATGTGCAGGCTGAGTCTGTGCCTTAGCAAAGTGGAGGATGCTGACCTATTTCAACCAACTAAAAAAGCAGGGCTTACCCAGTTAGATCCTCCAAATCCTCTTGGAAAGGGGCTTCCGGAATTCCCCTCCTCTAAGCTACGGTGTAGACATAAGTCCTCTCAGCCTCCTAAATCCCCTAACTTTGGGAGATTTTGAGCCTTTGTCAAAGGTCTTGACCCAACCAAAAGCACCCGTACTTGGAACCGATGCGAAGCGCGCCTTTGGGTAAACTGAAATACCTTCTGCTAGGGGGTTTGGGGGAGGCAGTGGCGTCCCCCAATGGGGGTCTGGGGGAGACTCCCCCAATGCCTGGTTCTCAAACGCTTGAAACAACCGTGCACCTCATTTGGAAGGAAGCAGAGATCTGTGTACACGGTAGCTCTTCTAAAGGGGCTAGGGGGGATCAAAGTTTTAGGCTTCAAGTGTGTAAGTTCTAACAATAAAGTAGGGGTGAGTCGTAATTCACCCCTACTTTATTGATGGAAATCGGTAATGATGGAAATCGGTTTAGTTATCGATCGGCTTTGCGCCCATTCCCATCACAGCACTCTTCGTAAAGTTAATGCGCTGCTCAAAGTCTAACCCTTTGATTTGTTCAACAAAGTTATTTGTCTCAGAGGGCAACTGATAGTTAGATGGAAATCCAATAATGGAACCATTCTCCATCCCTTGAGCCAGCATCAGCCACAGTTCTAACTTGCTGCTGGAATTGAGTGCGCTGTAAGCCTGACCAATCTGGTTATTTGCACAATTAATAATGTCGCGTTGGGCTTGCAGTTGCTGATCTTGAGGCAGAGCCTGAATCTGATCAAAGATCGCTTTGCTAGTCACTTCCACATCAATGGGAGGAGCAGGATGCAATTGATCCTTAATATCCAAGTAGCCATACCACAACAAAGCGAGTTGAGTATCCGCATCAAATTGTTTGAAATTGTCGTACGCTTGTCTGGTTTTGTTATCCGCTGTATACGTCATAACTACTCCTAAATTGGGGTCTATGATTCCTTGCTGGAAGAGAAACAGAAGCCAGTTCTATGTCTCTTTCATAGACGTTAATGACAACTGGGATCGCTATAACCGTACAAAGGATGGAGATGCGATCCCCTGCTTCTGACAGATGGAATATCGATTGATATGGAACCCGTTGCACTAGAGAAGCACGATGTCTTATACATAGGCGAAACATTTAACGAGTGGGTCTTCAACGACATTGCATTCTTTGAACTGAGTGCTTTGCCTCTGCTGCCGCTCTTCACAAACGGGTTTGGTAGGGCTCCTGTCTTTTGTCGTAATGTGACCTCTGTCTTCAGATTGTTTAAGCCCAACATCTAATGCAGTAGAACTAGGGTATTAAATCTCATGGAGATTGTATTCTATGAAACTGAATTTCGTAACGAAGCAGCTTTCGTCTCTGGGACGTTGGTTAGCGACTATGCTAGTTGGTCTATTGGCGATCGCCTTCATCTGGCAAGGGGCATTCACAACCGCTGCATTGGCTAGCCCAAACCCCACCTTGATCGCTTCCAGAGATGCGGGGGATCAAGTGCAGCAAAAGACCCGTGAAGGGGCTAGAGATGCCAAAGGGTTCATTCGTGACACGGCTAACAAAGTGGAACGCACAGCTGACCGCAATGCCAGTCGAGTAGATCGGGCGACCGATAATAAGGGGAGTGGTGGTTTCTTTAGCCGCCGAGCCAAGATCGATCGCGATCGCATCCACATGAGAGCAGAGCAAGATGCTGCTCGGACTCAACGGGCTGTAGACAACAGCAGAAATGCAGTTGAGCGGGCTGTAGACGACATCAAGGACGCATTAGATTAGATTTTTAGCTCACATCGACATTCTGGGTAGTGTTTCAAATCGGTTGCTATTGATCCCTGGTTGTTGCCGTCCCCCTTACCAAGGGGGACTACAGCAGGGTGGTTTCATACAAGTGAAAAATTTTTGGGCGTTGCTGAAATGACAAATGATACGTAAATTCCCAACGTGAGCGAGACGCTCACTCTATCGGGATCATCACAAGGGAGTGCGAGCATCTTGCTCGCGATTTCATATCCTCAATCAGCAACGCCAATTTTTGCTTCGCCCCCCTAGCCCCCCAATTTTGGGGGAAATTGGTCTGAAGTCCCCCAGAGTTGGGGGATTTAGGGGGCAAATTAAGGGGATTAAACTCCAATTCACTTTTCTTCGTGTATGTGAAACCACCCTGGACTACAGGGGGTTCTTACAGAGGCTATCAACAGGTTTGGAACACCATCACATTCTGATCGATATCCCCGGCATCTCGCAGGTGCTGGGGATTTGTGATGAAACGGATATTCTCTTTTGTGTTACTCTTGTCTGCGCTATAAGAGATTCCATAGCTGCCCTCTCTACAGAACCTCCCGATGTATGATATAAATCTACAGTAATCGCGTCGGTAAACAGGGTTTTAAGTCTGTCGATCGTTTTCTCATTACTTATTCCAAGGGGATTACAACAGTGGGTATTGTCGTTGAAGATGTATCTAAGCAGTTTGGTAGCTTTCAGGCACTCGATAAGGTCAGCTTAGAGATCAAGACAGGTTCGCTGGTTGCCCTGCTTGGACCCTCTGGCTCTGGAAAGTCTACTCTACTGCGGTTGATTGCCGGATTAGAAACCCCCGATACGGGCAAAATCCTGCTAACGGGTAGAGATGCCACTCATGAGAGCGTACAAGATCGCAATATCGGGTTTGTGTTTCAGCACTATGCTCTGTTCAAGCACATGACCGTTCGCAGAAACATTGCGTTTGGGTTAGAGATTCGTAAGACCCCTCCTAATAAAGTCAAACATCGGGTCGAAGAGTTGCTGGAACTGGTGCAATTAAAGGGACTGGGCGATCGCTATCCTTCC encodes:
- the sbcD gene encoding exonuclease subunit SbcD; this translates as MKILHLSDIHLGSGFSHGRINPVTGLNTRLEDFVSTLSRCIDRAIAEPADLVLFGGDAFPDATPPPIVQEAFARQFCRLVDAQIPTVLLVGNHDQHSQGQGGASLCIYRTLGVPGFIVGDRLETHRISTRNGDIQIITLPWLTRSTLLTRPETEGLSMIEVNELLIDRLRVALEGEIRRLDPTIPTVLLAHLMTDTARYGAERFLAVGKGFTVPMALLTRPCFDYVALGHVHRHQVLCEQPYIVYPGSIERVDFSEESEEKGFVLVEIERGSTQIQFCSVPARPFCTIRADVSQADDPQAALLAAIAPNAIDDAVVRLAYQVRADQLEAIDNNALHEALSLAHTYTIHPEVVSQSARSRLPELGVGNSTDPIESLKTYLENQTHLSDIAAEMLEVAQRLLADEEVWVEAEGDLLAEPAEAQLRLL
- a CDS encoding site-2 protease family protein, producing the protein MSYLFLYLIAVYLLLFAVPYLVIFQQLSGLPFQHSSYLLKHEDEVPDYIKQVFKTSVQELEMLGFEFSSYYQVDDILGARRWGVLMQQVPCRSFAVLAVNALPDPANPVITTFYTFFEQGNKPNFLLMTMNALAHGIVGQMPNTLVLDKYVLTTEEQWNVHKTKLQELGNSQFAQIDTYTTFVTKLQAHENAYIDSLIQAKTLARLPRRGNSMTPDGASFLYLGLLPAVQTAFKMGRGNPKRMSVLKQRLAQVKPNMSEAGSIPVEAEVDAYQYLQKFEQGRSRRGAKLWILVLSLVVFFLSFTHLFPWQDLLILIGVLFLHELGHFVAMRSFGYENTSIFFLPFFGAATSGRKDHATLSEKVMVLLAGPLPGLLLGCVLAIALSQEVSQSASLASAINFLIILNYLNLLPIFPLDGGRVVNLLLFARYPWADLIFKGFTVLLIVTLAMMAFGDPFLLFLAIVVGLSIPNSYRSARILKQLRQIKPNDPVEQFVQPVSPSPALLSRLFTAVKQAGYGAMPFNQKYNLVKSLVQLQQEPNVKWTTRMGLLVFYGVSLVGGLVLAVVSLTISMRPL
- a CDS encoding DUF1824 family protein — protein: MTSSLSLEAAHQLLKQFDCTRPNPALTNDYGQLQDALRTVAQHSDYQILGICADTLAQGVVALEGYITALGYDYEPQLNSMDGVVYIKFNPKSGLCYASPYEGHHRGVLVSCQSAYADGVNETYGHLPLDLFA
- a CDS encoding HAD-IA family hydrolase, with product MNYPQVIFFDAVGTLFGVRGSVGQAYSNLAQQFGVTADPQVLNEGFFKAFRAAPPMAFAGVNATYVPEREYAWWWAIAAETFQEAGVLGQFSDFEVFFTALYAHFTTAEPWFVYPDTRHTLIHWHDQGVELGIISNFDSRIHAVLDALGLAKYFKSVTISTEVGAAKPDPQLFIAALKKHNCSPEMAWHIGDSYREDYEGAKAAGLRGIWLRRKD
- a CDS encoding orange carotenoid protein N-terminal domain-containing protein; the protein is MTYTADNKTRQAYDNFKQFDADTQLALLWYGYLDIKDQLHPAPPIDVEVTSKAIFDQIQALPQDQQLQAQRDIINCANNQIGQAYSALNSSSKLELWLMLAQGMENGSIIGFPSNYQLPSETNNFVEQIKGLDFEQRINFTKSAVMGMGAKPIDN